A genomic window from Chitinophaga pollutisoli includes:
- a CDS encoding alpha/beta hydrolase family protein: MQLPSNFDSTKKYPVVFYVYGEPASCTVKDSWGNGVNPLYAGNMANDGYIYISLDNRGTPAPKGRTWRKSIYGKVGILNARDQAMAATEILKWNYVDKERVAVWGWSGGGSMTLNLLCQYPEIYKTGISIAAVTNQLTYDNIYQERYMGLPQEDRAAFIAGSPITYVKNLRGKLLYIHGTGDDNVHYQNAEMLINELVKHKKMFRLMSYPNRSHGIYEGEGTSEHLSATYTEFLRENCPPGAR; encoded by the coding sequence ATGCAACTGCCTTCCAACTTCGATTCGACAAAAAAATATCCTGTCGTGTTTTATGTGTATGGCGAGCCTGCTTCCTGCACGGTGAAAGACAGTTGGGGTAACGGCGTCAATCCCCTGTATGCCGGCAACATGGCCAACGACGGGTATATTTACATCTCGCTCGACAACCGCGGTACGCCCGCGCCGAAAGGCCGCACCTGGCGCAAGAGCATTTACGGCAAGGTGGGCATCCTCAACGCCCGCGACCAGGCCATGGCCGCCACCGAAATCCTTAAATGGAACTATGTCGACAAGGAGCGCGTGGCCGTATGGGGATGGAGTGGCGGCGGTTCCATGACATTGAACCTGCTCTGCCAGTACCCCGAGATTTATAAAACCGGTATCTCCATCGCTGCGGTCACCAACCAGCTCACCTACGACAATATCTACCAGGAAAGGTATATGGGCCTTCCGCAAGAAGACCGCGCGGCCTTCATCGCCGGATCTCCCATCACCTACGTGAAAAACCTGCGCGGCAAGCTGCTGTATATCCATGGCACCGGCGACGATAATGTGCATTACCAGAACGCGGAAATGCTTATCAACGAACTGGTGAAACACAAAAAGATGTTCCGCCTCATGAGTTATCCCAACCGCTCGCATGGCATTTACGAAGGCGAAGGCACTTCCGAACACCTGTCTGCCACCTACACCGAATTCCTCCGGGAGAACTGTCCTCCCGGCGCGCGATAA
- a CDS encoding DUF481 domain-containing protein gives MYDLTPFFFPAVAVTYERNMQLGLVRRFAQSVGMGAKVLVNPWIHASVVTGIVFNQERYIDGRRSNNLKEPVALSFNAFKYTNPSYISLSTTQTLFFGINQHGRTRLEGETRLAREIISDFNINITFYNSYDSRPSVAANGTSDISMVFCVGYTF, from the coding sequence CTGTACGACCTCACCCCTTTCTTTTTCCCGGCGGTTGCCGTGACATACGAGCGCAATATGCAGCTGGGCCTCGTCCGCCGCTTCGCGCAAAGCGTGGGCATGGGCGCCAAAGTACTGGTGAACCCCTGGATACACGCGTCGGTGGTCACCGGCATTGTTTTCAACCAGGAAAGGTATATCGACGGCCGCCGGAGCAATAACCTCAAAGAACCCGTGGCGCTTTCCTTTAACGCTTTCAAATACACCAACCCGTCTTACATCAGCCTGTCCACCACCCAAACCCTGTTCTTCGGCATCAACCAGCACGGCCGCACCCGCCTCGAAGGAGAAACCCGGCTCGCCAGGGAAATCATTTCCGACTTCAACATCAACATCACTTTTTACAATTCTTACGACAGCCGTCCATCCGTCGCCGCAAACGGTACTTCAGACATCAGCATGGTCTTCTGTGTCGGCTATACGTTTTGA
- a CDS encoding mechanosensitive ion channel domain-containing protein gives MVIDQATYNQKKIHRQVLIFIIKILVYAAVVYVNLTQRELFKKYEVIGSISNALSLFLGANLLISIGWLVMISWYLRKNHLKRLTRDNFVLGINRISSVLNTVMALVSVMVLFGVNPFNMFVSVSIAAAAFALLSKDYVTNMINGLIIMFSDQLSLGDQIRVGDFRGKVLDITLINVVLQNDDDDLVLIPNSVIFSTMVLNQSKQNIKKLTIEFELDLKYQSSPDELEQSLKSVLRPFASNITENSFSLKILEIKKDLVHYKVQFLIPRPDKETERRMRRLLINMILSFSGREVNTTENGG, from the coding sequence ATGGTAATAGATCAGGCTACATACAATCAGAAGAAGATCCACAGGCAGGTACTGATATTCATTATCAAAATACTGGTATATGCCGCAGTGGTGTACGTTAACCTTACTCAACGGGAGCTTTTCAAAAAGTACGAGGTAATCGGGAGCATTTCTAATGCACTGTCGCTCTTTCTCGGCGCCAACCTGTTGATTTCCATTGGCTGGCTGGTGATGATCAGCTGGTATTTACGGAAGAACCACCTCAAAAGGCTCACCCGCGACAACTTCGTGCTCGGCATCAACCGCATCAGTTCGGTCCTCAATACGGTGATGGCCCTCGTGTCGGTCATGGTCCTTTTCGGCGTCAATCCTTTCAACATGTTCGTGAGCGTGAGCATCGCGGCGGCGGCTTTTGCGCTGCTGTCGAAGGACTACGTAACGAATATGATAAACGGCCTGATCATCATGTTTTCCGATCAGTTGTCGCTCGGCGACCAGATCCGGGTAGGGGATTTCCGCGGGAAGGTGCTTGATATTACGCTGATCAACGTGGTATTGCAGAACGATGACGACGACCTGGTGCTGATCCCTAACTCCGTCATCTTTTCCACCATGGTGCTCAACCAGAGCAAGCAGAATATCAAAAAGCTGACCATCGAGTTCGAGCTGGATTTGAAATACCAGTCTTCGCCCGACGAGCTGGAGCAGTCGCTCAAATCCGTGCTGCGGCCATTCGCCTCCAATATTACCGAGAACAGTTTTTCGCTGAAGATCCTGGAGATCAAAAAAGACCTGGTGCATTACAAAGTGCAGTTCCTCATTCCCCGGCCGGATAAGGAAACGGAGCGCAGGATGCGGCGGTTGCTGATCAATATGATCCTGTCATTTTCAGGAAGGGAAGTGAATACGACTGAAAACGGCGGTTGA
- a CDS encoding PKD-like domain-containing protein, with translation MKRNLQWPALALLLGAAACSSNDKEIVKPMPVIDMKSPAGGFTLDQRQWLRIKPEVSNAEGASYLWLQGEDTLSRERNLLHIFGEPGENTLQLKVKTVAGEAIQSVKVTVNAQVYTNGVFKVHDFQPAPAQFTNKLPLWAEGDTEAMMIAKAETALKSGSMICLGGFGGYVVMGFDHTILNVPGEYNFQVLGNAFNN, from the coding sequence ATGAAAAGAAATTTACAGTGGCCTGCACTGGCGCTCCTGTTGGGCGCAGCCGCCTGTTCCTCCAACGACAAAGAAATTGTAAAACCGATGCCTGTCATCGATATGAAATCTCCTGCGGGCGGCTTTACGCTCGACCAGCGCCAATGGCTGCGCATCAAGCCGGAAGTTTCAAATGCGGAGGGCGCATCCTATCTCTGGTTGCAGGGAGAAGATACGCTGTCACGAGAGCGCAACCTGTTGCACATTTTCGGCGAGCCCGGCGAAAACACCCTGCAGCTGAAAGTGAAAACCGTGGCGGGAGAAGCCATCCAGTCCGTAAAGGTGACGGTCAACGCCCAGGTATATACGAACGGCGTGTTCAAGGTGCACGACTTCCAGCCCGCGCCTGCGCAGTTCACCAATAAGCTGCCCCTCTGGGCGGAAGGCGATACCGAAGCTATGATGATCGCCAAAGCGGAAACAGCCCTCAAGAGCGGCAGCATGATCTGCCTCGGCGGGTTCGGCGGATATGTGGTGATGGGCTTCGACCATACCATCCTCAACGTACCCGGCGAATACAACTTCCAGGTGTTAGGGAATGCATTCAACAACTGA
- a CDS encoding DUF5074 domain-containing protein: MQRTLIRLSFCLWLMTLACRKGDHIVPPVVTPVDSAKVDGYLGFYLLNEGNMGSNKSTLDYYDYTTGHYIKNIYATINPNVVKELGDVGNDIRIYGGKLYAVINVSNKVEVMDALTAKRIGQIDIPNCRYLAFANGKAYVSSYAGPVLIDPNAPIGFVAEVDTATLRVGRKVIVGYQPEEMAVVGNKLYVANSGGYRVPNYDRTVSVIDLETFTETKKIDVAINLHHVKADRDGDVYVSSRGDYYTVKPSLHIIDTKTDQVKKSLQLASSNLWMHGDTAFIYGSAFSYNTHEWTISYSMLHLKTETVLPGSFITDGTDKQIKMPYGVAVHPVTGDIYVTDARDYVSPGTLYCLDKQGRKKWSVTTGDIPAHFAFLPVR, encoded by the coding sequence ATGCAACGAACATTGATACGCCTGTCCTTTTGCCTTTGGTTGATGACATTGGCCTGCCGGAAGGGCGACCATATCGTACCGCCCGTGGTAACGCCTGTGGATTCGGCGAAGGTAGACGGCTACCTGGGCTTTTACCTCCTCAACGAAGGCAACATGGGCAGCAATAAATCCACGCTGGATTATTATGATTATACAACCGGCCATTACATCAAAAACATTTACGCCACCATCAATCCTAATGTGGTGAAGGAATTGGGGGATGTGGGAAATGATATCCGGATATACGGCGGCAAGCTGTATGCTGTCATCAACGTATCGAACAAGGTGGAAGTGATGGATGCCCTTACCGCCAAACGCATCGGCCAGATCGATATTCCCAACTGCCGCTACCTGGCTTTCGCGAACGGGAAGGCCTATGTCAGCTCTTACGCAGGCCCGGTGTTGATCGATCCCAACGCGCCCATAGGCTTCGTGGCCGAAGTAGATACCGCTACGCTCCGGGTTGGAAGAAAAGTGATTGTGGGTTACCAGCCCGAGGAAATGGCCGTAGTAGGGAATAAACTGTATGTCGCCAATAGCGGCGGTTACCGCGTTCCGAACTACGACCGCACCGTGTCGGTAATCGACCTCGAAACATTTACCGAAACCAAAAAAATCGACGTCGCCATCAACCTGCACCATGTGAAAGCCGACCGTGATGGCGATGTGTACGTTTCCTCACGCGGGGATTATTACACCGTCAAACCCTCGCTGCATATCATCGACACCAAAACCGACCAGGTGAAGAAAAGCCTGCAGCTCGCCTCCAGCAACCTCTGGATGCATGGCGATACGGCTTTCATTTACGGTTCGGCATTCAGCTACAACACCCATGAATGGACGATCTCATACAGCATGCTCCATCTGAAAACGGAGACCGTGCTGCCGGGGAGCTTCATCACCGATGGAACGGACAAACAAATCAAAATGCCTTACGGCGTTGCGGTTCACCCCGTCACCGGCGATATCTACGTTACCGACGCGCGCGATTACGTTTCGCCCGGCACCCTGTATTGCCTGGACAAACAAGGTAGAAAGAAGTGGTCCGTCACCACCGGTGACATCCCCGCGCATTTCGCTTTTCTTCCCGTACGCTGA
- a CDS encoding TonB-dependent receptor domain-containing protein, whose translation MKSLVKIRCAGACLLLAGSAAAQQIPDSNRVRDLQEVRIFAPQPAREISPGQTLQGAQLQRLGAQSVADAIRYFSGLQIKDYGGVGGLKTVDVRGMGTNHTAVFYDGIQLGNAQNGQIDLGKFSMDNMQAVSLYNGQKSNTFQPAKDYSASAAIYLTPLKPEFKDGKRHLLKGIVKTGSFSLLNPAMLYHQKLGKRTALSLNTEYVYAGGQYKFRYRKINGYDTTAMRKNGDVNAFRAEASLHGSMPSGDWSTRLYFYDSERGLPGFVVNGVFGHTDRQWDRNIFWQGQLRKDITKRYSVLFNAKYANDYTRYVASDPSWLLLDNTYRQQEAYASLAQQFTIKPWWTAGLSADYQYNLLDASLKNFSYPKRHTVLGALSSSVTLPRFSAQAALLATLMNESVKLNSASEPKRELTPSLVLSWQPLKNEDFRLRGFYKNIFRMPTFNDLYYTEIGNSRLDPEYTIQYDAGFTWNKPRPGKVLENFFLEADAYYNEVTGKIVAMPTVSQFRWTMVNLGFVIIHGLDVRAGATALLRGQVMVSARLSYTFQQARDWTDPHDSFYGDQIVYLPRHAGSLIASVDYGNWGLNYSQLYTGERYNAKRNIPENYMQPWYTSDLSLRRALQVGKTDITLTAQVNNLFNQFYDVVISYPMPGRNYKAVLTVQL comes from the coding sequence ATGAAATCCCTCGTGAAAATCCGCTGCGCCGGTGCCTGCCTGCTACTCGCAGGCAGCGCCGCCGCGCAGCAAATCCCGGATTCCAACCGTGTGCGCGACCTGCAGGAAGTGCGCATCTTCGCGCCACAGCCCGCCCGCGAGATATCGCCGGGGCAAACGCTACAGGGCGCGCAGCTGCAAAGGCTCGGCGCACAATCGGTTGCCGACGCCATCCGGTATTTCTCCGGGTTGCAGATCAAGGATTACGGCGGAGTGGGCGGGTTGAAGACGGTGGACGTCCGCGGGATGGGCACCAACCACACCGCCGTGTTCTACGACGGCATCCAGCTCGGCAACGCGCAAAACGGGCAAATCGATCTGGGGAAATTCTCGATGGACAACATGCAGGCCGTTTCCCTTTACAACGGGCAGAAGAGCAATACCTTCCAACCCGCGAAGGATTACAGCGCCTCCGCCGCCATCTACCTCACGCCGCTAAAGCCCGAATTCAAAGACGGGAAGCGTCATTTATTGAAAGGCATCGTCAAAACCGGGTCTTTCAGCCTGCTCAATCCCGCCATGCTTTATCACCAGAAACTCGGCAAACGTACCGCACTGTCGCTGAATACGGAATATGTATACGCCGGCGGGCAATACAAATTCCGGTACCGGAAAATCAACGGGTACGACACTACCGCCATGCGCAAAAACGGCGACGTGAACGCCTTCCGCGCCGAGGCCTCCCTGCATGGCAGCATGCCCTCCGGCGACTGGAGCACCCGTCTCTATTTCTATGACTCCGAACGCGGTCTGCCGGGATTCGTGGTGAACGGGGTGTTCGGGCACACCGACCGGCAGTGGGACCGCAACATCTTCTGGCAGGGCCAATTACGGAAAGATATCACCAAACGGTACAGTGTTCTTTTCAACGCCAAGTACGCCAACGATTACACGCGGTACGTGGCATCGGATCCCAGCTGGCTCCTGCTCGACAATACCTACCGGCAACAGGAAGCCTATGCCTCGCTCGCGCAGCAATTTACGATCAAACCCTGGTGGACGGCGGGTTTGTCGGCCGATTACCAATACAACCTGCTCGACGCTTCGCTGAAGAATTTCTCTTATCCCAAGCGGCATACGGTGCTCGGGGCGCTCAGCAGCTCGGTAACCTTACCGCGCTTCAGCGCGCAGGCCGCCCTGCTGGCAACGCTGATGAATGAAAGCGTAAAGCTGAACAGCGCCTCCGAACCCAAAAGAGAACTGACGCCTTCGCTGGTACTGTCGTGGCAACCGTTGAAAAATGAAGATTTCAGGCTGAGGGGATTCTACAAGAACATCTTCCGCATGCCTACTTTCAACGACCTGTATTACACCGAAATCGGTAACTCGCGGCTGGATCCGGAATACACCATCCAATACGACGCCGGCTTCACCTGGAACAAACCGCGACCCGGCAAAGTCCTGGAAAACTTCTTCCTGGAAGCGGACGCTTATTATAATGAAGTGACCGGCAAAATCGTGGCCATGCCTACCGTTAGCCAGTTCCGCTGGACGATGGTGAACCTTGGCTTCGTTATAATCCACGGGCTCGACGTCCGCGCCGGCGCTACCGCGCTGCTCCGCGGCCAGGTAATGGTTTCGGCCCGGCTGAGTTACACTTTCCAGCAGGCGAGGGACTGGACCGACCCGCATGACAGTTTTTACGGCGACCAGATCGTGTACCTTCCCCGGCATGCCGGCTCGCTGATCGCCAGCGTGGATTACGGGAACTGGGGGCTGAATTACAGCCAGCTGTACACCGGCGAACGATACAATGCCAAAAGAAATATCCCCGAGAATTACATGCAACCCTGGTATACCAGCGATTTGTCGCTGCGGAGGGCTTTGCAGGTAGGGAAAACGGACATCACCCTCACGGCGCAGGTCAACAATCTTTTCAACCAGTTCTACGACGTGGTAATCAGCTACCCGATGCCCGGCAGGAACTATAAAGCGGTGCTGACCGTGCAACTGTAA
- a CDS encoding DUF5074 domain-containing protein — MKQHVRIVLALAAMAMAAACNKNDDARPSGPKIHVAQPEQTIAVGQSVELKPEFTQDAGITFRWTVNNEPVGTNATYTFKPAATGDYKITFVASTTHGADSANYRVTVLGQYGNGFYILNEGWFGTETGSVFFHTYGEDTVRPWQYKLVNPAKTLGGVMNNLQYGTIHNGKLYMVVKAGGPLVVTDAYTLVETGRVNNVAGGKGMSFLGLDATRGLIGAGDGIYPINLSTLAIGAKIAGVFGATGNMVKSGNYVFAHNSTDGMVVLNATTYAVIEKPFKATIGFVTGKNGRIYGAKDSLLMSVHPTTLAKDSLKMPFRAVSPFGAWRSVQMTASTLNDHIFIIQPGSGWSYGTKLYRYVAGNAASINEPFITLPDDQWFYGSGVNYDPHTDELVVTTINGAFSGRINKIAFYNAQTGALRKTITYEGWYFPAMTVLQP, encoded by the coding sequence ATGAAACAACATGTACGCATTGTGCTCGCACTGGCCGCTATGGCTATGGCAGCCGCCTGTAACAAAAACGACGATGCAAGGCCCTCCGGCCCGAAAATCCACGTCGCCCAACCGGAACAAACCATCGCTGTTGGGCAGTCCGTGGAACTGAAACCGGAGTTCACGCAAGACGCCGGCATCACCTTCCGCTGGACCGTCAACAACGAACCCGTCGGCACGAATGCAACCTACACTTTCAAACCCGCCGCCACCGGCGATTACAAAATCACTTTCGTTGCCAGCACTACCCACGGCGCGGATTCCGCCAACTACCGCGTAACCGTGCTTGGCCAATACGGCAACGGATTCTACATCCTGAACGAAGGCTGGTTCGGCACCGAAACCGGCAGCGTGTTCTTCCACACCTATGGAGAAGACACCGTTCGCCCCTGGCAATACAAACTCGTCAACCCCGCCAAAACTCTCGGCGGCGTGATGAACAACCTCCAATACGGCACCATCCATAACGGCAAATTATACATGGTCGTGAAAGCCGGTGGCCCCCTCGTGGTAACCGACGCCTACACCCTCGTGGAAACCGGCCGCGTCAATAACGTGGCAGGCGGCAAAGGCATGAGCTTCCTCGGGCTCGACGCTACGCGTGGCCTCATCGGGGCCGGCGACGGCATTTATCCCATCAACCTCAGCACCCTCGCCATCGGCGCTAAAATCGCCGGCGTATTCGGCGCTACCGGCAACATGGTAAAGTCCGGCAACTACGTGTTTGCGCATAACAGCACCGACGGCATGGTGGTCCTCAACGCCACCACCTACGCCGTTATTGAAAAGCCTTTCAAAGCCACCATCGGATTCGTCACCGGAAAAAATGGCCGGATCTATGGCGCGAAGGACTCACTCCTCATGTCCGTACACCCCACCACACTGGCGAAAGACTCCCTGAAAATGCCCTTCCGCGCCGTGTCGCCCTTCGGCGCCTGGAGAAGCGTGCAGATGACGGCCTCCACCCTCAACGACCACATCTTCATCATCCAGCCCGGCTCCGGCTGGAGCTATGGCACAAAATTGTACCGGTACGTAGCGGGTAACGCCGCATCCATCAACGAGCCTTTCATCACCCTGCCCGACGACCAGTGGTTCTACGGTTCCGGTGTGAATTACGATCCGCATACCGACGAGCTCGTGGTAACCACCATCAACGGCGCATTCTCCGGGCGCATCAACAAAATCGCGTTTTACAATGCGCAAACCGGCGCCCTCAGGAAAACAATCACCTACGAAGGCTGGTACTTCCCGGCCATGACCGTATTGCAACCATAA
- a CDS encoding lysophospholipase, with protein MKHDFTWSYKGRNFHGVTWQPEHYQRVMVVIHGIGEHVERYAPLAEFFNKEGYLVTGIDHFGHGKSDGKRGDALPLEAIFDYLEAFLQATWDRHPAPMILYGHSMGGGLLTGLLLHRQPDAQAAVISAPALLLPQNPNVVQRGILRAGASLLPHLRVKAPLDIRKISHDEKEVEKFEQDPLRHPYASLRLMHILVSNGIWCLRHANRLQIPSLLMHGNADTFTSVDGSRQFSRLAPEKLITYKEWDGLYHEMHNEPQRPEIFQFMAGWLSGVRLQPPD; from the coding sequence ATGAAACATGATTTCACCTGGTCGTACAAGGGCCGCAACTTCCACGGCGTTACCTGGCAGCCGGAACATTATCAACGGGTGATGGTGGTGATCCATGGCATCGGCGAGCATGTGGAACGGTATGCGCCGCTGGCGGAATTTTTCAATAAAGAAGGATACCTCGTAACCGGGATCGATCATTTCGGCCACGGTAAAAGCGATGGCAAGCGCGGCGACGCGCTCCCGCTGGAAGCCATCTTCGATTACCTCGAAGCATTCCTGCAGGCAACATGGGACCGCCATCCCGCGCCGATGATTTTATACGGGCATTCCATGGGCGGCGGATTGCTTACGGGCTTGCTGCTCCACCGCCAGCCGGATGCGCAGGCGGCCGTGATCTCCGCGCCGGCATTGCTATTGCCGCAAAATCCCAACGTGGTGCAGCGGGGGATCCTCCGCGCGGGGGCTTCTCTCCTGCCCCACCTGCGCGTCAAAGCGCCGCTGGATATCCGGAAAATTTCACATGACGAAAAAGAAGTGGAGAAATTCGAACAGGACCCGCTCCGCCATCCCTACGCGAGCTTGCGGCTCATGCACATCCTGGTGAGCAACGGGATCTGGTGCCTCCGGCATGCAAACCGGCTGCAAATTCCGTCGCTCCTCATGCATGGCAATGCGGATACATTCACGAGCGTGGACGGCTCCCGTCAGTTTTCCAGGCTGGCGCCGGAAAAACTAATTACGTATAAAGAATGGGATGGTCTGTATCATGAAATGCACAATGAACCTCAGCGCCCGGAAATCTTCCAGTTCATGGCGGGCTGGCTGAGCGGCGTGCGGCTGCAACCGCCGGATTAA
- a CDS encoding acetyl-CoA hydrolase/transferase C-terminal domain-containing protein, translating to MEVRYIDAATAVASIQSGQRVFVHGSAATPELLVKALQARHAEVKGVELVSITTLGNVNFDAPECRESFFFNSLFVSAATRAVVNSESGDYVPIFLSEIPQLFYRNILPLDAAFIQVSPPDAHGYVSLGTSVDIARAAVETSRYVVAQVNPNMPRTHGDGFIHISRIHAMVWHDAALPVVDYSAGVTPAVESIGRHVAALIEDGACLQLGIGTIPDMVLRNLSGHKDLGLHTEMMSDGVIPLIESGVINNSRKKLNTGKTVTSFMTGTEKLYKFVHDNPSIRVMDIGYVNDTSVIRKNPKVAAVNSAIEIDITGQVCADSIGTYQYSGIGGQMDFIRGASLSEGGKPIIALPSVTNKGISRITPFLKEGAGVVTTRGHIHWVVTEFGSVDLFGKNLMQRAKALIGIAHPDHREGLEKVYFERFLNGKG from the coding sequence ATGGAAGTAAGATACATCGACGCCGCTACAGCCGTAGCCAGTATTCAATCCGGACAACGCGTATTCGTTCATGGCAGCGCCGCCACCCCCGAACTACTGGTGAAAGCCCTGCAGGCACGCCATGCTGAAGTTAAAGGCGTGGAGCTGGTGAGCATCACCACCCTCGGCAACGTCAATTTCGACGCACCCGAATGCAGGGAAAGTTTCTTCTTCAATTCCCTGTTTGTGTCCGCCGCCACGCGCGCGGTGGTGAACAGCGAATCCGGTGATTACGTGCCCATTTTCCTCAGTGAAATCCCGCAACTTTTTTACCGCAACATCCTCCCGCTGGATGCGGCGTTCATTCAGGTCTCCCCGCCCGATGCACATGGTTATGTAAGCCTTGGCACTTCCGTCGATATCGCGCGGGCCGCGGTGGAGACTTCCCGGTACGTGGTGGCGCAGGTAAATCCCAATATGCCCCGCACGCATGGCGACGGTTTCATCCACATCAGCAGGATACACGCCATGGTGTGGCATGATGCCGCGCTGCCCGTGGTGGATTACTCCGCCGGCGTGACACCCGCCGTGGAAAGTATCGGCAGGCACGTAGCCGCGTTGATCGAAGACGGCGCCTGCCTGCAACTGGGCATCGGCACCATCCCCGACATGGTATTGCGCAACCTCTCCGGGCATAAAGACCTCGGACTGCATACCGAAATGATGTCGGACGGGGTGATCCCGCTCATCGAAAGCGGTGTTATCAACAATTCCCGCAAGAAACTCAATACTGGTAAAACCGTTACCTCTTTCATGACCGGAACGGAGAAGCTGTATAAATTCGTGCACGACAACCCTTCCATCCGTGTGATGGACATCGGCTATGTGAACGATACTTCCGTGATCCGCAAAAACCCCAAAGTGGCGGCCGTCAACAGCGCTATCGAGATCGACATTACCGGTCAGGTGTGCGCCGACTCCATCGGCACTTACCAGTATTCCGGGATCGGCGGGCAGATGGATTTTATCCGCGGCGCTTCGCTGTCGGAAGGCGGCAAGCCGATCATCGCATTGCCCTCCGTCACTAATAAAGGCATTTCACGGATTACGCCCTTCCTGAAAGAAGGCGCGGGCGTGGTTACGACACGGGGGCACATCCACTGGGTGGTAACGGAATTTGGTTCGGTGGATCTTTTCGGCAAGAACCTGATGCAACGCGCCAAGGCGCTCATCGGCATCGCACATCCGGATCACCGGGAGGGGCTGGAGAAAGTGTATTTCGAACGATTTTTGAATGGAAAGGGTTAA
- a CDS encoding NAD(P)-dependent alcohol dehydrogenase, which translates to MTTVKAYAAQDATSAVAPWQFERRDPGPFDVEFDILYCGVCHSDLHQIRNEWGNSIFPMVPGHEIVGRVTRVGDKVTKFKAGDLAAVGCLVDSCRKCSNCKDGNEQYCENGSSGTYNSYEQDHATPTYGGYSKMIVTDEAFVLKVSEKLPLANVAPLLCAGITTYSPLRHWKVGKGHKVAVMGLGGLGHMAVKFAAAFGAEVTMLSTSPKKEADAKSLGAHKFVLTTDKEQLKSVRNYFDFILDTVSAPHDYNLAQSLLRTNGVQICVGVPPTPLEIAGFSLIGNRRSIAGSMIGGIAETQEMLDFCAAHNIVSDVEVIDMQYVNEAYERMLKGDVRYRFVIDMATL; encoded by the coding sequence ATGACGACAGTAAAAGCTTATGCCGCCCAGGACGCTACGTCAGCCGTGGCCCCCTGGCAATTCGAGCGCCGGGATCCCGGTCCGTTCGACGTAGAATTCGACATCCTTTATTGCGGCGTTTGCCACAGCGACCTCCATCAGATCCGCAACGAATGGGGCAACTCCATTTTTCCCATGGTTCCCGGGCACGAGATCGTGGGCCGCGTGACGCGCGTGGGCGATAAGGTCACCAAATTCAAAGCCGGCGACCTAGCCGCGGTAGGGTGCCTGGTCGACAGTTGCCGGAAATGCTCCAATTGCAAAGACGGCAACGAGCAATATTGCGAAAACGGATCTTCCGGTACGTATAATTCCTATGAACAGGATCATGCCACGCCTACCTATGGGGGGTATTCCAAAATGATTGTGACCGACGAGGCCTTTGTGCTGAAGGTATCCGAAAAGCTGCCGCTGGCCAACGTGGCGCCGCTGCTTTGCGCAGGCATCACCACGTATTCGCCGTTGCGCCACTGGAAGGTGGGCAAAGGGCATAAAGTGGCCGTGATGGGGCTTGGCGGGCTTGGGCACATGGCCGTGAAGTTCGCGGCGGCTTTCGGGGCGGAAGTGACTATGCTCAGTACCAGTCCGAAGAAGGAAGCCGACGCCAAATCACTGGGCGCGCATAAATTCGTGCTCACCACCGACAAGGAACAGCTCAAATCGGTACGCAATTATTTCGATTTCATCCTCGACACCGTTTCGGCTCCGCATGATTACAATCTGGCGCAGAGCCTGCTCCGCACCAACGGCGTGCAGATTTGTGTTGGCGTTCCGCCGACGCCGTTGGAAATCGCCGGGTTCAGCCTGATCGGCAACCGCCGGAGCATTGCAGGATCGATGATCGGAGGGATCGCCGAAACGCAGGAAATGCTTGATTTCTGCGCTGCGCATAATATCGTTTCCGATGTGGAAGTGATCGATATGCAATATGTGAACGAAGCATATGAGCGCATGCTGAAAGGCGATGTGCGCTATCGTTTCGTGATCGATATGGCCACTTTGTAA